TGTCATGCACTCTCAGTCGGTCACTGTCTATAcgtgatgctgatgctctGCGACGTGCTCACGTCAaagtcgtcctcgtcgtccgggTCGCCCGTGAGGCGCAGCGCCCTCGTGACGAACCGGTACGTGCCCTCGGGCGCGTACTCGCCCGTGCTCAGCTTGCCGTTCCAGGGGAACTTGAGCTTGTCTCTCGTCTCCCACATGGTGGGCGAGTCGGCAATGGCCATGGacgtgttgttgttgttgctgctgctgctgccgcgctcGGTGTCGTTGTTGGCTACTTGCACGACGTCGACGCTCACGTAGCGcgagccgagggcgaggttggcgacgagCATGGGCAAGGTAGAGTTGTCCGTCTTTTCGCCGGGCCGGGGGAGTACAAAGGcggtgccgttggcgacgcgcgggggctcgtccttgtccttgtcggcggcgcgggcgacccACGTCCCGTTGGTGCGGTCGAggacggtggcgccgcgcagggAGCCCGCGAGCCCCTGGTAGGGGATGGAGAGGGAGCTCCCGTCGGAGCCGTTGATGGCGACGTAGCCCGAccagagggcgaggcggcgcgcgtcgacgccctgcggCGGGGTGGGCGCGACGGATATGCTGACGGAGCGACCCGGCAGGACGGTGACGCTGGAGCGGCTGaagcgcagggcggcgggggcgtcgacgacggcgtcgttgggGAACTTGTGCGGGAAGATGGAGTCCTTGGCCAGGACGTACATGGTGACGGCGGGGACGTTGGAGATGCGGTAGGtgatggccttgccgccgcgctcctccGAGTTGATGATGGTGAAGTTGAGGGAGTCGATGAAGCTATCGGTGTCGTTGAAAGCGAGAGACGAGGGCTCGACGAGGGTcgtggagaaggcggcgtcgtAGGCGCGGATGATGCCCGCCCCCtgctgggcgacgggcgcgaggTACGGGGAGAAGGCGGTCCCGTTGTTGAACAGCTGCGGGTCCGCGTTGGCGGATAAGAGGTTCTCTATCTCCTCCGGgtcgacgcgcccgcggACCTGTCCGACGAGGGCGtagacggccgcggcgagcggACACGCCATCGAGGTGCCGCTGAGCACGGCGTACGAGCCCTTGGCCACGGGGTACGTCGATAGGAtgtgcccgccggcggcgccataTTGCGGCTTGACGTCCATGTCCCACGTCGGCCCCCACGAGGTGAAGTCgttgagcgcgccgcccgcgcccgggTTCGGGTAGCTGACGAGGAACGgcaggctggcggccgggtcGGTGAGCGAGGCCACCACCTCTTTGCCGGCCTTGAGGAGCTCGATCCACGTGGCGCCCGTCTCGGGTGGCACCATGCCgatggccacgacgcccttgacctcgtcggccgagacctcgacgtcggccgtgCCGGGGACGTTGTTGTAGAGGAGGAAGTAGCGGGCGCCCTTGGCCCGCGCGTTGGCCAGCTTCACGGCGTAgttgcagccgccgcgccggatGAGCACGATGTGGTTGCTCAGGTCCGACGGCGTGTTCGTGTCGTTGGGTAGAGGGTTGCACGCGTCGTTGGTCAAGCTCGTGTTgaagctcgtcgcccagaGCGGCAGCGAGACGTCGCTCCAGTTCTTGGGCGCGCCGGGCGTGAAGCCCACGACGTGGTCctccccgccatcgacccTATACGTCATGTTGTGGAagagcgtcggcgtcaccgtGTTCTCGTACGACGCGATGGAcgcgacgcccagcccgtcggccgcgccgcccgtgtAGAAGAGGCCCCTATCGCCCTCGTTGCCGGCCGACATGGTgcaggcgacgccgcgggcgacgataCGCGACACAGCCACCGCCCACGGACGCTCCGACCAGCCGCTCGGCGAGCCGAGGGacatggtgatgatgtcgctgccgtcgtcgtaggCCCGGTACAGCGCCGACATGAGCACGTCATcgcccgtcgagccgccgcacccgaAGACGCGGTACGCGCCCAGCGACAcgtcgggcgccgcgccggtgAAGCCAAAAAGATTTCCCGTGGGCTGCGCCGCGATGATGCCCGCCACGTGCGTCCCGTGGCCTGAGCAGTCCAttgggtcgtcgtcgggcgcgggcgcgttgTTGCCGTCGTACTTGTCGCCCACAAAATCGGCGCCACGGGCCACGAGACAGCCCTCGCCGAAAcagccgcccagcgccgggTGCTTGTAGTCGACCTGGGCACGGCTCGGTCAGCGTCCGATAGTTTCTTCAGGGGGCATTTGACATGGGGGCATATAGACAGATGGGGGCCCAGGGCtgaagagaagagagaacGTACCCCTGagtcgatgatggccaccTTCACCCCCTTGCCCGTGACGCCCTTGGCCCGCAGCTTGTCCACCTGCATCATGACATGCGGCGAgaagtcgtcgacggcgcttcCGTTGCCaaatccgccgccgcccatcccaGCCTTGCGCGCAAGCAGCGCCCTCTCGGcctgcctcgacgacgacgtctcgtCCATCGTCCCGACCCAGTCGACGCGGTCTCCGGGCGCGCCGTACGTCCGCATCGGCCACATGTTCTTGACGCCCGGTGACTTGGCCATCCTGTAGGCAATCTCATCCGCGTGCTGCAGATCATCGAGCTGTACCGACGCGCCGTTGAAGAGCTTATACCGGAGGTTCATCCGCAGGCTGCACTGCTTCTCGAACGTCCGGAGGAATTCGAGCGAGTCCTTAACGCGTTGTCTGTCAGCACCAGCGCAAAAGCAAAAGCCACAAGAAATCCATCTATGCGTCCAGTCCCTCTACTTCTCTGTACATTtgaaggggggcgggcaggggcaCATACAAAGCCATCGATAAACTCAAAGATGTAGGCGCCGGGAATGCGCTCGGCGACAGCAAAGCTCGACAGAGCCGTCGCCAACAGCGCCATGAGGCCCAAGAAGAAACGTGCCATGTTTGTCTCGATGGCTGCAGTGCGAGAACCCAGGGAAATCGGCCAAGAATCACAGCCTTGGCTGGTCGTCTTCGACTAGATGTAAAATCACAAACGCCCGTATGTATATACACGAACCGCGCCGCACGATTCGGCCACTGAGTCCATGTGGCGTATGAACGCGACCTCGTGCAAGGGGAACCAGAATGCGCTCCGCTCGTATTAGATTCGGATGCCGTCACCGCCAAAAGCAAGCGAGAAAAGAGATGCAGACTTCCCCGGTTGCTATGAGCGCAAATGACACAGTCCTAGCCGGTTAGTAGCTTGGTCGTTGGAAACGTCCGGTCGGTTTCCCTCTCGGCGTCGATACACGGCCGTTCAGTCGTCGAGTCCGCACACACAGGACGGAGGGAAAGAAGCATGAAGTTATCTTCAACCGCACCTGCTCGGGTTTGTTTTGTATCACCCTCCTGCAAGCAACCGCCCGCTCGGATTCTCATCGACTCAGATTCCCCGGTTTCCAGTCATAACAATCCCACAAGCAGGTACGGTGCCCCGTACGTAGGTCTGAGACCCCATGTCGGAGCGGCACGTATGTCTcagaggcggcgctgagctgctgctgctactgaGCTCGACTCGGTATCGCCTGCGAGGGGTAGTTATTGAGAACCCAGCTCCGTGCTCGGCCTGCGGAGATTAATCCcaaagctgctgctgcactggGACCGGCCCCAGTCCAATGTATCCCCGAGATGCCGCTGCGCTGAAGAAGGACGGGCTAGATTCAACCTGGGCCGAGACATGGCAATCTTGGCACCCCCTGCGAGACATTCCAACATCCcaatgctgccgccgcacgaTGTGCGATTGGGCAGCAGTACACTTGGACCCTTTGTTTGTGCTACTGTTGACTTTCGGGTTTCGTTGGTTGGCAACATGCGCGCCTGCTGGTGCTTTGACTAGTAGTGCCAATTGCTTGCTCGCGGACGGTCCaaaggcgcggcgcggcgaacGTAACCCGACCAGGTATTGAAACTCGGAGCTGTTTATTCCTGTGTTGAATGAACATAGGCATAGGCCATTCCAATCTAGATGACTCGTCTCGCTGGGTGCGAGCACAATCGCGTTTCTCACTCAAAGCGTCATGTTGCAGGAGCGTCACCAGTTAGCCTCGGTCAGCGCGAGTCCACCGCACACAAGACAGAAGAAGGAAGCGTCTCGGCAGCCTCCCACTTTCACAACCTCTCAGCCAGGCCACGCCTCGAATCGGCAAAGACGTGCTGCCAGCAAAATGTCGCCAGGCTCTCTCGTCcaccgcccagcgcgccgagctccgcggcgccgccctcccacaTGAGCCTCACGGTGTCAACGCCTTTGcttgcgcccgccggccccagcAAGTCGCTGATGGCGTCCTGCTCGGTGCCCTGACGATCCTCCTTCAGCGCGATGCAGTAGGACGGGTGCGCGCCAAACGCAGCCCTGACAAGGCGCTCGTGGTCAGCGGCCCGCAGcttgcgcgcgtgcgcgaaGGCCTCTGCAcaatcgtcgtcgcggtgtGGGCGCGGTAGCTGGGATGTCACCGCCGTCCTGGACGCGCGGAGCCGCGCGAGGTAGTCTTCGCTCGACCCGTCTATGCTGTTCCCGATGACAATGATTTGACGCTCGTCATGATGTCTGCCGCGCCCGTCAGGCTCTCTCGGCGTATCTCTTCGACGTCCCATTGTACTGGCGCAGGCGGCTCGCGCtcatggcgacgggggcctcgacgagcccgcagTCTGACTGACAGCAGGTAATAGTGAATACCTATATATGTGTATATAGACGGAGAAGGCTTTGTACTTTGACAGAACGTACGAGTATGCGATGAACCGACCGAGGACGCCTGTGTCGTGGAGACTCCACCGCGGAGGGTAGCTTTGGGCATCGCCGAGCCTTGTCCAGCTGACGGTCGTAGGATGGGCCTGGTTGACGGCAAGGCATCATTCTCCGCATCGCCTTGGTGTCCGTCTACAGCTTTCTCTTAGCCTTTTGCTAGCCAAATTGTTTGGGAGCCGAGCGTAATTGCCTGTGAGGACCTACACGCACTCTCCGCGATAGCTCTCACGAGGGTTCCCGGGCGAGTCCTCTCTATGTCCGAGGCCAACCACGCCAGGGCTGACCCGATCTATACTCAACTTTGCGCACATGATCTCAGCATTTCTTCGCAGCAAGTCAAAATGAGCAGCCGCGGCGTCAACCCAGTCAAGGGGCGCTGCCGTGCTattggctgctgcggctgttATCACGAGGCATTGCCGCCTCCATGCGCGGTGCACTTCccacatcatcgtcgcccgcagGTGGCACGCCGACTCCCCGACGTGCGGGTCGAAACTGGCCATGCCGTGCGAGGCCTCACCACGTACGAGCGCGCCGAACAGGTCCAGCGCCTCGTGGGcatcggccgcggcgcggacgaggtgcGTCAGGATGGAGCAGTAGGCGCTCCGCTTACGGGAGCCTGTGGTGTTTGGGCTGTGCCGCGGCGGGAGGATAAAAGAGGTCATTGCGACGAGAGTGCTTTTTTCTTTCAGATCCAAAGTGTCAAGTGTATTCAGACGGTTGTTGTCTGACAAACTTTGATCACGTATGGCCGAGGGTCCAGGGTTAAAGAAGCCCGCCCAGCGTTGAAGCATAATCCATCCAGTTGTGCATTAACAGGTCGTCTACCATGCCGGAGCACTGCGGCCGAGGGAACATGGACGGCCATCTCGATGTTACTCTCCTTGCGTCTCTTTGTCCGCCGGTTCAGCAGGTCGCCGTTGCCATTTCATGGTGATCAGCGCAGCATCTGCCCCTCCCAAGAACCTGTCGTGCTACCGCGGGAGGCTGACCACCGCGCCGTAGAACGGCCGGCGTTGCGCATCGAGTGTGACGGAAGGCGGCAAAAAGGAAGACAAGCTCTTCCAGGGGTATGAGAATGTTGTTCCCAACCCACGTTGCGGCAGCGGGTGGGCGACGCTTCCAGGAGTATAGCATGGGTTTCCTCGGCCCGCGTTGCAGCAGCGGATGGGATCAAGTTTCGGTCGTTTCCCCGTATGTCCGTCGCGGTCGATCGCTCAACAAAGAAACTCGAGGCGATTCGCCCCGTGGAGGCGGTGAttcaccgccgcccaccatCGCCGTGCTGCAGGGGGGGAGCCAAAGCCAAAGGTAGCCGACGACCAGAGCGGCTCCTCGACTTCACATTAGCCAGGGCGTGTACTCATTGCAGAgcatggccatgatggctCTCCGTCGTGGGCGTGGATCTCTCGTTCGTGGTTAAAGCTGTCAGTTGCTGTGACTCACACACCCCTTACCCACAACTGCGCGGAACCTGACTAGTGAACTGAGTTAGTAGTGGACTAGTACTGGGTATTGTAGTCTACCTAGGTAGTTCGTCGTTCGATGCGATACGAAAGAACGCGAGAATGCCCACCAATTGTTCGGTGTGACTCTTTCGGGCAATcaggaacagcagcagccgcagccgcaccgTCAGGGGGCTTGCCTTCCCTGTCGCACGTGACTCCTCTTGCACACACCATTTTTAAAAACCGCCCAATCCCCTGTCTGTCAATCAAGCCTCTTTCCTTTCTttccattcatccatccctTTCCGCAGCCTACACATTCGACGACTTGAGGACGTCCTGTTGttgcccgctgccgcccacaCGCCACACCTCTCTCGACCAAGCCTGCCAACAAGCGTCGCCAGATCGGTTTCGTGCGGTGCGTGCGGGCGTGCATGTGCTTTAAACTGGGGCGTCCCGAAATTCAGAAACCCGCTCGCTCCAgggcccaggccaggccaggccagcggcAACAGAACAAGGGACGACGCGGGGCCCGCATTGTCATTCCAGTGGGACAGTTTGTTGGTGCACTGCCAAGTAGTGCCAACCAGCGGCCCGCCCGTTATTATTGAACGGGGACTGCCCTGGGTCCGGTTCCCCGGCCCGGTTCTGTGCTGTTGTTcaacggccggccggcctaCTAAGGGTCTtcgacgcgcagcaggcgctccGGAATGTTTCCAACACACCGGGTACTGCTACTCAGGCAAGCGTGGAGAGACTGCTTCGAGTACAGTACCCAAACAACAAATGGTGAGTCTTTCTGCGTGAAAAGTCGCACACGCCTTCTCTCTCCGTACATACCCCCGAATCACTTGTTTCTCGATACGTATCGGGGTCTTGTCTTGGTCCTTCTTCCTATGATGATCATGGATTCACTCGCCGTACTGAATACACGAGGTGGATAATTTCCTGGGCACGGTTTCTTTTCGCCCGTTGTCTGATTGCACGTTGGATCTTGGCTTTTGCATTCCCTTTACGCACGCACTGGCGATGAACTGTTGATTCTGACAATGGTGCACAGATGACAGGTTCCCGCGATCCCCcgaccgtcgacgcccccgTATCATTTCGTTGTGATGCACATGTGCCGCTCCTCAACAGTGAATGTGCCCTATATAGTGCAAATAAAAACATCCTTTTCTCCGTCATGAGCAACCGTCCAGTCAGATCAGCAACGCGCAAATGCCCATGTCCGCCATGCCGTCCCTCCACGTCCACATCTCTCCGGGCCACCGCCTCGCGTGCGCCCAGCAATGCCTGAGAACGCGCAGCACCGTGCCGCAGTTTGTGAAGCCACCGCCTGACCCGTCGAGCACCCGCTGTCGCATCAGGTCCTCAAAGAAGCACTGCTGCGCCCCAGCCGTCGCGACGGATCCGGCGACGGCTATCGGCCACGCCAGGCCCCGAACCGAAACCCAACTCGgcagctcgcgcagcgcgtcaaTGACACGAgagacggcgtcgtggaCGGTGGCATCGGCGAGACTGGTCCCAGGGACCGTCGTGTGTAGCTGCACGAGGGCCGCAGAGGCGAACACTCTCGTCAGCGCATCGCTTATAGCCGGTGATGGCTCCTGGATGTGTCAACAATGCAAGGGATCACCACATGTATCGCAACAGCAATCGTGTGTGCAACTCACCGACTGTTCGTCAATGCCCTCCAGGCCCTGTTCCAGCCGCTTTCtgatgtcctcgacggcccttacgtccggctcgtcgtccgcgtcgccctcgacggcaacgCTCGCCAAGTCGCCAATGGCGCGCATCGCCCAGTTGCGGCACCCCATGACGCGCGACATgtccacgccctcgacatcGAGCCACTCGGCGTACCGCGTCCGCGGCGCGGTGCCCGTaaccgtcgccgccagcacgtCCAGCCAGACCACCTTTGTGACGAGGAAGCGCTCCgcgaggtcgatgccgcTGAGGAGCGGCTGCTCGGTGtccgcgccgcgcagcgccacggcctcggGCGAGAGCCTGTTGACCACGGAAACGAGAGCGTTGTGATGAGGCTGCCAATTGGTCACGCCGCCCTGGAACAGCTACGCGAACATGTCAGTCAGACATCCGCAAGATATCCGTCGTGGCTAGTCGCGAGCATCTGCATACCTCGAAGCTGATGAGCGCCGAGCCGCACGCGAGAAACTCAATGAGCTGCTCGCGGTTCTCGGCGAAGCGCTCCGCATCGCACTCGGAGATGGCCTGtcgcagccgctgcagcgcatTGGTGTGGTACCCCAGCAGCTCCGAGTCTCTATCACCCAAGTCCCCATCCTCCGGCGCGTACGCAAACTCgacgtggtggtgcagcgccgcgagcgtcAGCACCGCCTGGTGCAGCGGGCCGCGCTTCATGAGCAGCCAGAAGAGCCACCCGCGTCCGCCGAGCGCCGGGTCGTCCCTGTAGTACGGGTACTGCATGGGGAAGATGTAGTCGAGGTAGTGAATCAGCAGCTGCGCCTCGCGAAAAGATGTCTCATAGGTTCCATCGATGCCGGCGGATGGaatggcgctgctgggcgtcgctgccACAGCGGTAAGGCTTGGCCCATGATCTTGCGAGAGCTCGTCAGAGGAActtccgcgtcgtcgtcgctgctgctgctgctgctgcctcctgGTGCGCCGAAAGTTGGCATTCACCATGCGCTTGATGCGCACCAGCTCCTGGCGCAGctgcgtctcgtcgtcggcccaggCGGGCTTGCGGCCGTAGCCATGGCACGGGATCGCGCGGTCGATGCACTCGCGACAGGCGGGAGTGGCCTCGTCGCATTTGCGATGCCTGATGCGGCACGTCCAGCAGCCATTGGGGCTTCGGTTCATCTGTCGGCGGTACTGCTCATTGTCTAGGGCGAGCAAACACGGGCGCGTGGTAGTTGGCCCTGGGGAGCCATGGCAGATGCGAGGATGGAGTTTCGGAGAAATGGTGAGGGGCTCGTCTGTCTCGTTTGAAGAGTTAGTCAGCGGCTCCCAATTGAGCAAGCTGCCTTGGTCACAACACTTCAAGGACCTGATCCGCCTGGCAAATATGGTCAATGATATCTCGTATGAGATGGCGCTTTCCAGAGAAAGAGAATCTGTTTGAATTAGTAGCTCGGCAGCACTTTTGCCTGAGATGACGGCGTGCGCAAAGGCGCGTAAACCACTTACCCTGcactcgcggcgggcggctcgacCTTCCTTCCCAGATGGCGCTTCGACCTTCCTTCCCGGCTCGTACACCAACCGCACCATGCAAGCCGCTGTCCCTCCGCCATGCCATGATCACGAAGACGCCtctcgacgcggcgctcAGCCCTCACCTTGGCAGTACAGGATGAAGGCTATTACGTGAGATATGACGCATTCCTCCGGCCATCGGATCATGGCTCattggcctcctcgagggATAGTCGCCGAAGGTAGCCGGTCTCGATGATGCGGCCTCAACACCACAGAGACGACGAAGGCTCTTTCTTCGCGTCCGGCATCGCAGAACTTGCTGCACTCTTCCGTCTGCAGCTCGAAAGAAGACGTCGTAGACATGCACCTCCGCAAGGAACACGCAGAGCTCGACGTCCCGGCTCTGCGGCGCTTCATCCGCGCCAACCCTCTCGGCCTACTTACCACGGCCATCCCGTCGCCAACATCGTCCTTTCCGCTCCTTCAGTCCACACACATTCCCTTCATCCTCGACTTCGAcagcgatgatgacgataATTACGACGGCAAAAgcgcgggagcgggagcgccACCTCTGGGCCGGCTACGGGGTCACATGGCACGGCAAAACCCCCAGGCCAAAGCCATGATCGAGGCGCTGATGCTTGGCGACAGCGAAAACAacgtcctcgcccaggacGTGCTCCTCGTCTTCACCTCCCCCGTTCAGCACTACATCACGACAAACTTTTACCACGAGACCATGACCTCGGaccgccgcaccgcgccgacgtggaactacgccgccgcgcaggtcTACGGCCGGCTGCGCGTGCACCACGACGCGGACGCGCCCACCACGGCAGCCTTTCTCacgcagcagctgcgcgaccttgcgcgcctcggcgagaCGCAGATTATGGGCTACgatg
Above is a genomic segment from Purpureocillium takamizusanense chromosome 2, complete sequence containing:
- a CDS encoding uncharacterized protein (EggNog:ENOG503P5EU), which produces MGRRRDTPREPDGRGRHHDERQIIVIGNSIDGSSEDYLARLRASRTAVTSQLPRPHRDDDCAEAFAHARKLRAADHERLVRAAFGAHPSYCIALKEDRQGTEQDAISDLLGPAGASKGVDTVRLMWEGGAAELGALGGGRESLATFCWQHVFADSRRGLAERL
- a CDS encoding uncharacterized protein (EggNog:ENOG503P15B~COG:S): MNRSPNGCWTCRIRHRKCDEATPACRECIDRAIPCHGYGRKPAWADDETQLRQELVRIKRMVNANFRRTRRQQQQQQRRRRGSSSDELSQDHGPSLTAVAATPSSAIPSAGIDGTYETSFREAQLLIHYLDYIFPMQYPYYRDDPALGGRGWLFWLLMKRGPLHQAVLTLAALHHHVEFAYAPEDGDLGDRDSELLGYHTNALQRLRQAISECDAERFAENREQLIEFLACGSALISFELFQGGVTNWQPHHNALVSVVNRLSPEAVALRGADTEQPLLSGIDLAERFLVTKVVWLDVLAATVTGTAPRTRYAEWLDVEGVDMSRVMGCRNWAMRAIGDLASVAVEGDADDEPDVRAVEDIRKRLEQGLEGIDEQSVSCTHDCCCDTCGDPLHC
- a CDS encoding uncharacterized protein (EggNog:ENOG503P5EU) — its product is MTSFILPPRHSPNTTGSRKRSAYCSILTHLVRAAADAHEALDLFGALVRGEASHGMASFDPHVGESACHLRATMMWEVHRAWRRQCLVITAAAANSTAAPLDWVDAAAAHFDLLRRNAEIMCAKLSIDRVSPGVVGLGHREDSPGNPRESYRGECV
- a CDS encoding uncharacterized protein (COG:K~EggNog:ENOG503NYRY), translating into MHLRKEHAELDVPALRRFIRANPLGLLTTAIPSPTSSFPLLQSTHIPFILDFDSDDDDNYDGKSAGAGAPPLGRLRGHMARQNPQAKAMIEALMLGDSENNVLAQDVLLVFTSPVQHYITTNFYHETMTSDRRTAPTWNYAAAQVYGRLRVHHDADAPTTAAFLTQQLRDLARLGETQIMGYDAAEGGAAATTTAAATTPKTIATATSEAAGSSAPTAWRLDDAPGSYVARSIRGIVGLEIDIVRLEGKVKMSQELREGDREGVVRGLRALRTETAERMAELVEERAALLRASSSRAPVRVGTVSR
- a CDS encoding uncharacterized protein (EggNog:ENOG503NWUG~MEROPS:MER0047718~SECRETED:SignalP(1-22~SECRETED:cutsite=AVA-ER~SECRETED:prob=0.6793)~COG:O) produces the protein MARFFLGLMALLATALSSFAVAERIPGAYIFEFIDGFDSLEFLRTFEKQCSLRMNLRYKLFNGASVQLDDLQHADEIAYRMAKSPGVKNMWPMRTYGAPGDRVDWVGTMDETSSSRQAERALLARKAGMGGGGFGNGSAVDDFSPHVMMQVDKLRAKGVTGKGVKVAIIDSGVDYKHPALGGCFGEGCLVARGADFVGDKYDGNNAPAPDDDPMDCSGHGTHVAGIIAAQPTGNLFGFTGAAPDVSLGAYRVFGCGGSTGDDVLMSALYRAYDDGSDIITMSLGSPSGWSERPWAVAVSRIVARGVACTMSAGNEGDRGLFYTGGAADGLGVASIASYENTVTPTLFHNMTYRVDGGEDHVVGFTPGAPKNWSDVSLPLWATSFNTSLTNDACNPLPNDTNTPSDLSNHIVLIRRGGCNYAVKLANARAKGARYFLLYNNVPGTADVEVSADEVKGVVAIGMVPPETGATWIELLKAGKEVVASLTDPAASLPFLVSYPNPGAGGALNDFTSWGPTWDMDVKPQYGAAGGHILSTYPVAKGSYAVLSGTSMACPLAAAVYALVGQVRGRVDPEEIENLLSANADPQLFNNGTAFSPYLAPVAQQGAGIIRAYDAAFSTTLVEPSSLAFNDTDSFIDSLNFTIINSEERGGKAITYRISNVPAVTMYVLAKDSIFPHKFPNDAVVDAPAALRFSRSSVTVLPGRSVSISVAPTPPQGVDARRLALWSGYVAINGSDGSSLSIPYQGLAGSLRGATVLDRTNGTWVARAADKDKDEPPRVANGTAFVLPRPGEKTDNSTLPMLVANLALGSRYVSVDVVQVANNDTERGSSSSNNNNTSMAIADSPTMWETRDKLKFPWNGKLSTGEYAPEGTYRFVTRALRLTGDPDDEDDFDVSTSQSISITYRQ
- a CDS encoding uncharacterized protein (EggNog:ENOG503P15B~COG:S) yields the protein MNRSPNGCWTCRIRHRKCDEATPACRECIDRAIPCHGYGRKPAWADDETQLRQELVRIKRMVNANFRRTRRQQQQQQRRRRGSSSDELSQDHGPSLTAVAATPSSAIPSAGIDGTYETSFREAQLLIHYLDYIFPMQYPYYRDDPALGGRGWLFWLLMKRGPLHQAVLTLAALHHHVEFAYAPEDGDLGDRDSELLGYHTNALQRLRQAISECDAERFAENREQLIEFLACGSALISFELFQGGVTNWQPHHNALVSVVNRLSPEAVALRGADTEQPLLSGIDLAERFLVTKVVWLDVLAATVTGTAPRTRYAEWLDVEGVDMSRVMGCRNWAMRAIGDLASVAVEGDADDEPDVRAVEDIRKRLEQGLEGIDEQSEPSPAISDALTRVFASAALVQLHTTVPGTSLADATVHDAVSRVIDALRELPSWVSVRGLAWPIAVAGSVATAGAQQCFFEDLMRQRVLDGSGGGFTNCGTVLRVLRHCWAHARRWPGEMWTWRDGMADMGICALLI